One Nocardioidaceae bacterium SCSIO 66511 genomic window carries:
- a CDS encoding ABC transporter permease: MTATTSASIPIAKTRNRAGVTFWLSAVFVAAVVCCAVFAPWVAPHDPTEADLSASLEGISSAHWLGADQSGQDIASRIMYGARTGLIGPLLILGFALIVGPPIGILAAWKGGWVDTVISRATDAGIAFPGLLFAVLVIAIFGEGITAAVIALGIAYTPAVAKLARSAALSECRREYIEAYRVMGVGGVAICLRRLVPRVIPLILGYCVVLFGEALMSLAGLSYLGLGAQPPSSDWGLMVSEGQLPLIQGSVLPALAPGAAIALTVVAVNVVGVRLADRLGVDRP; this comes from the coding sequence ATGACGGCCACCACCTCCGCTTCGATTCCGATCGCGAAGACACGCAACCGGGCGGGCGTCACGTTCTGGCTCTCCGCCGTGTTCGTTGCGGCCGTGGTCTGCTGCGCCGTGTTCGCGCCGTGGGTCGCGCCGCACGACCCCACCGAAGCCGATCTGTCCGCATCGCTCGAAGGCATCAGCAGCGCTCACTGGCTCGGCGCCGACCAGTCGGGGCAGGACATCGCATCGCGGATCATGTACGGCGCTCGTACCGGCCTGATCGGCCCACTGCTGATTCTCGGCTTCGCGCTCATCGTCGGGCCGCCGATCGGGATTCTCGCCGCGTGGAAGGGCGGCTGGGTCGACACGGTGATATCCCGGGCGACCGACGCCGGTATCGCGTTCCCGGGTCTGCTGTTCGCGGTTCTCGTCATCGCGATCTTCGGCGAAGGCATCACGGCGGCCGTGATCGCGCTCGGCATCGCGTACACACCCGCCGTTGCGAAGCTCGCTCGCAGCGCAGCGCTCTCGGAATGCCGCCGTGAGTACATCGAGGCGTACCGAGTCATGGGCGTCGGCGGAGTCGCCATTTGCCTACGGAGACTCGTTCCTCGCGTCATCCCGTTGATCTTGGGCTACTGCGTTGTGCTGTTCGGAGAGGCACTGATGAGTCTCGCAGGTCTCAGCTACCTCGGCCTCGGCGCGCAACCACCGAGCTCGGACTGGGGCCTGATGGTCTCCGAAGGCCAGTTGCCCCTGATCCAGGGGTCGGTACTGCCGGCACTCGCACCGGGCGCCGCGATCGCCTTGACCGTAGTCGCGGTCAACGTCGTCGGGGTACGCCTGGCCGACCGGCT